DNA from Desulfuromonas sp. AOP6:
AAAATCAGGCGAATAGGGACTCCTTCAAAACCGAAAGCCTCCCGAAGCTTGTTTTGCAGGTAGCGTTCGTAAGAGAAATGGATTCCCTCAGCCTTGTTGGCAAAAATCACGAAAGTGGGCGGACGCACCTGGGTCTGGGTCATATAGAAAAATTTAAGTCGCGATCCCTGAACCATAGGGGGCGAATGGCTGCGCACAGCCTCTTCGAGAATCCGATTCAGAGCGGCCGTGGGAATCTGGCGGTTGAATTCAGCGGCCACAGCCTCGACTTCGCCCATAATCTTCGCCACCCGTTGACCGGTGAGAGCCGAAACAAAAAGAATCGGCGCAAAAGGAAGGAACTTGAAACTCATCCGTAATTTTTCGGTGTACTGTTGCAGGGTTTTGTTGTCTTTTTCAATTTTGTCCCATTTGTTGACCACAAGAATGACGGCCCTGCCCTTCTCATAGGCATACCCGGCCACCGTCAGGTCCTGATCCGTAACCCCTTCTTCGGCGTCAATGACCACCAGAACCACGTGGGAACGATCCATGGCTTTCAGCGCCTGAATAACGCTGAATTTTTCAAGTTTCTGGCTAACCCTCCCTTTGCGCCGGATACCCGCCGTATCAATGAGCACGTAGCGTTTCTGATTATAGGTGAAGGGCGTATCGACGCTGTCCCGGGTGGTGCCAGCCATGGGATTGGCCAGGACGCGCTCGTACCCCAGCAGGCGGTTGACGAGGGAAGACTTGCCCACATTGGGACGCCCGATGACAGCCAGACGCACTTCCTCCGTCTCCGTCTCCGACTCTTTTGCCGGAGGAAGATGGGCCAGCACGGCATCTACCAGATCCCCGACCCCCACGCCGTGTTCGGCCGAAACAGGGTGGAGTTCATCCAGGCCCAGAGCATAGAACTCGGCCATGGTTTCCTCCTGCTTGGGACCATCCACTTTGTTGACCACAAAGAGCACGGGCTTGTCGACGCGGCGCAGCATGGCGGCAACTTCCTCGTCCGAGGGGGTGAGCCCCTCCCGCCCGTCCAGAACAAAGAGGATCACATCGGCCTCTTCCACAGCCAACTGCGACTGCTCCCGCATCTGCACCAGCAGGCGTTCTTCGCTGGCCGGCTCGAAACCTCCCGTATCCATCAGGATGAAGGGCACGTCGTACTTGGTGACTTCGGCATAGTTGCGATCCCGGGTGACCCCCGGGAAATCTTCGACGATAGCTTTACGCTGGCCGAGAATGCGGTTAAAAAGCGTAGACTTGCCGACATTGGGGCGGCCGACGATCGCGACGAGTGAACTCATGTTTTTATTTTCCGTTCTTTCCTGAATGACTTCATGGACTATTCGTAGCCGAAATCTTTCAACAGTTTGTCGGATTCCGTCCAGTTTTTCTGTACCTTGACAAAGAGCTCGAGGTAGACGCGCGTACCCAGCATCTTTTCGATATCGACCCGTGCCGCCTTGCCGATGGAGCGAATCTTTTCGCCTCCTTTGCCGAGAATAATCTTTTTATGGGGATCCCGCTCGACCAGAATCGCTGCCGCAATAACCACAATATT
Protein-coding regions in this window:
- the der gene encoding ribosome biogenesis GTPase Der, yielding MSSLVAIVGRPNVGKSTLFNRILGQRKAIVEDFPGVTRDRNYAEVTKYDVPFILMDTGGFEPASEERLLVQMREQSQLAVEEADVILFVLDGREGLTPSDEEVAAMLRRVDKPVLFVVNKVDGPKQEETMAEFYALGLDELHPVSAEHGVGVGDLVDAVLAHLPPAKESETETEEVRLAVIGRPNVGKSSLVNRLLGYERVLANPMAGTTRDSVDTPFTYNQKRYVLIDTAGIRRKGRVSQKLEKFSVIQALKAMDRSHVVLVVIDAEEGVTDQDLTVAGYAYEKGRAVILVVNKWDKIEKDNKTLQQYTEKLRMSFKFLPFAPILFVSALTGQRVAKIMGEVEAVAAEFNRQIPTAALNRILEEAVRSHSPPMVQGSRLKFFYMTQTQVRPPTFVIFANKAEGIHFSYERYLQNKLREAFGFEGVPIRLIFRDRERKGQG